DNA sequence from the Poecilia reticulata strain Guanapo linkage group LG19, Guppy_female_1.0+MT, whole genome shotgun sequence genome:
tgtttttatccgattactcgattaatcgtaagaaaaatctatagattaMTCGATTCCTAAAATAATCGTTAACAGCAGCCCTAAATTGATTAATCCTTAGCTGGAGAACACAGACTAATtcctgaaagaacaacacactcagtGCAGAAGTTAAATTAATGCAACAACATTAACATTATCGCAATTTAACAAATTCTCATAGTCTGGACAGAAAGGAtgcttcaaataaaactttttgaaaacattttctgtctgtttttagaaaagaaagcgagaaatcaaatctgaaaaatttgagattttattttatatcgcTGACCCCTACTTATCTTWTTGTTgagtgggtaaaaaaaaaaatcactccatttttggtgattttagtTATTAAAAAYAATACATTTTTGTGGCCCAYGAGTGCCAAAACAGACTGATTTTGTTCTTATTCAGTTGATATTTTCGGATCCTCAGCCTGAGTTGCTCGTTTTCATTTCTCCTCCTCAGGGGATTCGCTTCCTGATCGACGGCTCTCTGCTGAAAAACACCAGCGAAGACATCGCTCAGTTCCTCTACAAAGGAGAGGGCCTCAACAAGACGGCCATCGGCGACTACCTGGGGGAGAGGTGCGCTTATTTAATCCACATTACTGGAATTATGATTCACGATGTTACACAAGCAGCTCCAGTCGAGCTTTAATCCCGCGTCGTTTCATTGTTTCTAACGTCTAACGTGGGCTTgtgggtgtgtgtctgtgtgggatCCTGTGTGTCGTGCAGGGATGAATTTAACATCAAGGTTCTGCACGCCTTCCTGGAGCTGCAYGAGTTCACGGACCTGAACCTGGTCCAGGCGCTGCGGCAGTTCCTCTGGAGCTTCAGGCTGCCGGGCGAAGCCCAGAAGATCGACCGCATGATGGAGGCGTTCGCCCAGAGATACTGCCACTGCAACCCGGGCGTGTTTCAGAGCACCGGTGTGTGACGCAGGTTCAAACACACAACGGTTCTGATGTGCACACAGAAACTTTAAGGGCTCAGAGTGGGACAGTCTGCAGTAgaacaggattttattttagtgttttaccggataagagttttaaaaagaaaataaatggattaaaaaatatttctagatCCCAGATAACGCCTTCCTTCTTTCTATCATTCTTTATCTATCACCTTTCTTatgtctttcctttctttcttatCACCTTTGCTTAGTGCCTTCCATCCTTCTTTATtgccttccttcctttttttctttcttctatcATTCTTTATCTGTCACCTTTCTTcgtttctttccttccttccatccttccgtccttctttcctttcttaaTTCCTTATtacttttcttccttctttccttcctacCTTTCTCGCTTCCATCCTTATTGCCTTTCTTCTTCCCTTCTGCCTACCAACATATCTtctattttttgtcttttgttgattctttccttccctcttttctttccttccattttcCTCATACCCTGtattccccttttctttttcttgcctCCTTCTTATCCTTCTTCATTCCCTTCTCTTCTCATTTCCTTGCCCTTCCTTCCAGCCTAAATTGtatctttcttcctctcttttcttAACCTTCTTCTKtcctttctttttgtcctcCTTCYTTCTGTCCTTTCTTGTATGAAATGTAAACAGCTCTGAGAGTTTGAGATAAATTGTGTTGTAACCTGTAGAGAGCAGCCAKCAGGTCTCATTTCCAGGTATGTTCTGTGTCTCCTGGAAACRRaacatatttttattctcagGAAAGCCTAACCAAGAGCATTACGACAGAAACTTGACATTCAAGTTCTGCCTTTTCTCCAGATACATGTTACGTGTTGTCGTTCGCCGTGATCATGTTGAACACGAGTCTGCACAACCCGAACGTACGAGACAAACCGTCAGTCCAGAGATTCACTGCCATGAACAGAGGAATCAACGACGGAGGAGATCTGCCGGAGGATCTGCTCAGAGTGAGTCCAGTTCAGTTTGTTCTGCAGCGATAAACTCCTTCCTCTGCCGAGGCTCCTTTCTGTGTCAACAGANNNNNNNNNNNNNNNNNNNNNNNNNNNNNNNNNNNNNNNNNNNNNNNNNNNNNNNNNNNNNNNNNNNNNNNNNNNNNNNNNNNNNNNNNNNNNNNNNNNNNNNNNNNNNNNNNNNNNNNNNNNNNNNNNNNNNNNNNNNNNNNNNNNNNNNNNNNNNNNNNNNNNNNNNNNNNNNNNNNNNNNNNNNNNNNNNNNNNNNNNNNNNNNNNNNNNNNNNNNNNNNNNNNNNNNNNNNNNNNNNNNNNNNNNNNNNNNNNNNNNNNNNNNNNNNNNNNNNNNNNNNNNNNNNNNNNNNNNNNNNNNNNNNNNNNNNNNNNNNNNNNNNNNNNNNNNNNNNNNNNNNNNNNNNNNNNNNNNNNNNNNNNNNNNNNNNNNNNNNNNNNNNNNNNNNNNNNNNNNNNNNNNNNNNNNNNNNNNNNNNNNNNNNNNNNNNNNNNNNNNNNNNNNNNNNNNNNNNNNNNNNNNNNNNNNNNNNNNNNNNNNNNNNNNNNNNNNNNNNNNNNNNNNNNNNNNNNNNNNNNNNNNNNNNNNNNNNNNNNNNNNNNNNNNNNNNNNNNNNNNNNNNNNNNNNNNNNNNNNNNNNNNNNNNNNNNNNNNNNNNNNNNNNNNNNNNNNNNNNNNNNNNNNNNNNNNNNNNNNNNNNNNNNNNNNNNNNNNNNNNNNNNNNNNNNNNNNNNNNNNNNNNNNNNNNNNNNNNNNNNNNNNNNNNNGTCATCATGACATACATTCAGCAGTGAAACTCTATACAATCTGACTTATTTTGTAGAGATCTGGGGAAACAActatatctttttttcttttgggtttaTAGAACctccaacatttttaatttctaccaaaaaactATAAAGATATTAAATCAYATTGAATAGAACCAACTAAAAACCAATTAAACAAAGCTTTGTTTATCTAGTTAAAGTTTGCTGAGTTGGGAAACTATAAAAYtgcacaaagtaaaaaataatatgcYcattaaaatattcagaaactgTTTAAGGAAAAGGAKGACRATACAAGCTAGGAGTGACATATAACTTAAAACAATCaagtataaatattaaattagaaaGTATGTGAATAGTTTGTCAGAATATCTTTAATTAATAACATAACACAGTTTATAAAGGATTTGAAAGCTGAATATTTGAAATCTGATTGAAATCTTTGATGGCggttttcttactttttttaaatccttttgcgttcctctttttttcttttgggttaAAATGttggttctgtgttttctgttcaaaTTTGCTGGActaaatttagtttaaatttatttataaataacacTTGTAAGCTGAGTAGCTTCAGCCTAAACGTTTTYAACCTTTTGACTTTTGAATCTAATTCAATGGAATTGGAGGTTTTATTGACTGTAACAACATTTACTATTATTctggtgtgtgtttatgtgttttagaTAAAATAAGACTGTATATCTGTTATAATCTGCAGAATCTGTACGACAGCATCAAGAATGAACCGTTTAAGATCCCAGAGGATGATGGGAACGACCTCACACACACCTTCTTCAACCCGGACAGAGAAGGSTGGCTGCTAAAACTCGGTACGTTTACTTGAAATGTGTTGAATTAGACAAACGGAGAACTGTTGTTGCTTTGTGTTAAAGTTCTTcctcctgtttgtgtttcatggTTCTGGCTCCAGGAGGTACGTATCGTTTCGTTTTACCCTCAGTGCttcgtgtgtatgtgtgtgtgcgtgcgtgtgtgtttgtttgtttttgcttctttccttCACGATGCTCTTTAACGTCCCGCTTCCAGGGTTCATACGGGTccaaatccttgaaaatgcttgaattcagtttggtgttttcaaGGTTGGCAAATTTCTTGATATTCAAACTACACAGTTTGGTAATAAAGTGAAATTTACCATTTGATTAAACCACTTATTTTCATCCACCTAATAATAGCGAGACACAAACCATGTGAAGTAAAATCAGgctaaacttttcttgttttatgttgGTTGGAATTACtaacattatttctatttgctaaaaggaattttttagagattttcttcttttatttgtaactttgtgtttgagcatttaatttgagcaggaaggtAATTTATCTTAACatgatttgtttggattgtttaaatgtaattatttattattcctaatggctcaatgatttattgatttgtgTCATTTATCAACGCWTTTATACGTTAAAGAAARTTATTAGAATTGGGGGATTTGTCGTTAAATtaacgtttttattttcaaaacataaaattttYgttgtattttagttttattccaaGATATTATTAATAGCAGTGAGAAATTATATAACTAACTGAATCTGTATTTAGTtgatttgtattgtttttatctccaaagtggtgatggaaaatgttgaaaacttgCCTTCGAAATGCTTAATTTTACCGTACGAACCCTGGAGTTCACNNNNNNNNNNNNNNNNNNNNNNNNNNNNNNNNNNNNNNNNNNNNNNNNNNNNNNNNNNNNNNNNNNNNNNNNNNNNNNNNNNNNNNNNNNNNNNNNNNNNNNNNNNNNNNNNNNNNNNNNNNNNNNNNNNNNNNNNNNNNNNNNNNNNNNNNNNNNNNNNNNNNNNNNNNNNNNNNNNNNNNNNNNNNNNNNNNNNNNNNNNNNNNNNNNNNNNNNNNNNNNNNNNNNNNNNNNNNNNNNNNNNNNNNNNNNNNNNNNNNNNNNNNNNNNNNNNNNNNNNNNNNNNNNNNNNNNNNNNNNNNNNNNNNNNNNNNNNNNNNNNNNNNNNNNNNNNNNNNNNNNNNNNNNNNNNNNNNNNNNNNNNNNNNNNNNNNNNNNNNNNNNNNNNNNNNNNNNNNNNNNNNNNNNNNNNNNNNNNNNNNNNNNNNNNNNNNNNNNNNNNNNNNNNNNNNNNNNNNNNNNNNNNNNNNNNNNNNNNNNNNNNNNNNNNNNNNNNNNNNNNNNNNNNNNNNNNNNNNNNNNNNNNNNNNNNNNNNNNNNNNNNNNNNNNNNNNNNNNNNNNNNNNNNNNNNNNNNNNNNNNNNNNNNNNNNNNNNNNNNNNNNNNNNNNNNNNNNNNNNNNNNNNNNNNNNNNNNNNNNNNNNNNNNNNNNNNNNNNNNNNNNNNNNNNNNNNNNNNNNNNNNNNNNNNNNNNNNNNNNNNNNNNNNNNNNNNNNNNNNNNNNNNNNNNNNNNNNNNNNNNNNNNNNNNNNNNNNNNNNNNNNNNNNNNNNNNNNNNNNNNNNNNNNNNNNNNNNNNNNNNNNNNNNNNNNNNNNNNNNNNNNNNNNNNNNNNNNNNNNNNNNNNNNNNNNNNNNNNNNNNNNNNNNNNNNNNNNNNNNNNNNNNNNNNNNNNNNNNNNNNNNNNNNNNNNNNNNNNNNNNNNNNNNNNNNNNNNNNNNNNNNNNNNNNNNNNNNNNNNNNNNNNNNNNNNNNNNNNNNNNNNNNNNNNNNNNNNNNNNNNNNNNNNNNNNNNNNNNNNNNNNNNNNNNNNNNNNNNNNNNNNNNNNNNNNNNNNNNNNNNNNNNNNNNNNNNNNNNNNNNNNNNNNNNNNNNNNNNNNNNNNNNNNNNNNNNNNNNNNNNNNNNNNNNNNNNNNNNNNNNNNNNNNNNNNNNNNNNNNNNNNNNNNNNNNNNNNNNNNNNNNNNNNNNNNNNNNNNNNNNNNNNNNNNNNNNNNNNNNNNNNNNNNNNNNNNNNNNNNNNNNNNNNNNNNNNNNNNNNNNNNNNNNNNNNNNNNNNNNNNNNNNNNNNNNNNNNNNNNNNNNNNNNNNNNNNNNNNNNNNNNNNNNNNNNNNNNNNNNNNNNNNNNNNNNNNNNNNNNNNNNNNNNNNNNNNNNNNNNNNNNNNNNNNNNNNNNNNNNNNNNNNNNNNNNNNNNNNNNNNNNNNNNNNNNNNNNNNNNNNNNNNNNNNNNNNNNNNNNNNNNNNNNNNNNNNNNNNNNNNNNNNNNNNNNNNNNNNNNNNNNNNNNNNNNNNNNNNNNNNNNNNNNNNNNNNNNNNNNNNNNNNNNNNNNNNNNNNNNNNNNNNNNNNNNNNNNNNNNNNNNNNNNNNNNNNNNNNNNNNNNNNNNNNNNNNNNNNNNNNNNNNNNNNNNNNNNNNNNNNNNNNNNNNNNNNNNNNNNNNNNNNNNNNNNNNNNNNNNNNNNNNNNNNNNNNNNNNNNNNNNNNNNNNNNNNNNNNNNNNNNNNNNNNNNNNNNNNNNNNNN
Encoded proteins:
- the LOC103481821 gene encoding cytohesin-1-like yields the protein MGTVSELCASSFQAFLCPTVRGGAPAAAASVPDDLSPEERQELESIRRRKQELLQDIQRLKDEIAEVTNEIENLGLTEERKSMQRNKQMAIGRKKFNMDPTKGIRFLIDGSLLKNTSEDIAQFLYKGEGLNKTAIGDYLGERDEFNIKVLHAFLELHEFTDLNLVQALRQFLWSFRLPGEAQKIDRMMEAFAQRYCHCNPGVFQSTDTCYVLSFAVIMLNTSLHNPNVRDKPSVQRFTAMNRGINDGGDLPEDLLRNLYDSIKNEPFKIPEDDGNDLTHTFFNPDREGWLLKLGTFT